A single window of Bos javanicus breed banteng chromosome 19, ARS-OSU_banteng_1.0, whole genome shotgun sequence DNA harbors:
- the LOC133232509 gene encoding small nuclear ribonucleoprotein E-like, whose protein sequence is MAYRGQGQKVQKVMVQPINLIFTYLQNRSRIRVWLYEQVNMRTEGSIIGFDECMNLVLDDAEEIHSKTKSRKQLGRIMLKGDNITLLQSVSN, encoded by the coding sequence ATGGCGTACCGGGGCCAGGGCCAGAAGGTGCAGAAGGTGATGGTGCAGCCCATCAATCTCATCTTCACATACTTGCAAAATAGATCACGGATTCGGGTGTGGCTTTATGAACAAGTGAATATGCGGACAGAGGGCTCTATCATTGGTTTTGATGAGTGTATGAACCTCGTATTAGATGACGCAGAAGAGATTCATTCTAAAACAAAGTCAAGAAAACAACTGGGTCGGATCATGCTAAAAGGAGATAACATTACTCTGCTCCAAAGTGTCTCCAACTAG